A region from the Aquimarina sp. ERC-38 genome encodes:
- the rfbA gene encoding glucose-1-phosphate thymidylyltransferase RfbA, protein MKGIILAGGSGTRLHPLTLAISKQLMPVYDKPMIYYPLSTLMWSGINEILIISTPHDLPLFKKLLGDGKKYGCRFEYAVQEHPNGLAEAFLIGADFIGNDKVALILGDNIFYGTGLSTILEANNNPEGGIIYAYHVHDPERYGVVEFDKDGKAISIEEKPKFPKSNYAIPGIYFYDNEVIKIAKSIIPSHRGELEITDINKKYLEEGRLNVSILDRGTAWLDTGTFNSLMQASQFVQVIEERQGLKIGAIEEAAYKMGYISKAKLEKLAKPLFKSGYGKYLTNILEENR, encoded by the coding sequence ATGAAGGGTATCATATTAGCAGGAGGTTCAGGAACAAGATTACATCCTCTTACATTAGCTATAAGTAAGCAATTAATGCCTGTCTATGATAAACCTATGATATATTATCCGCTTTCTACTTTAATGTGGTCAGGGATTAATGAAATTCTTATTATTTCAACACCACATGATCTTCCATTATTTAAAAAACTGTTAGGAGATGGTAAAAAATATGGCTGTCGATTTGAGTATGCTGTTCAAGAACATCCTAACGGACTAGCAGAAGCCTTTTTAATTGGAGCTGATTTTATTGGTAATGATAAAGTAGCACTAATTTTAGGAGATAATATTTTTTATGGTACGGGGTTATCAACCATTTTAGAGGCTAATAATAACCCTGAGGGAGGGATTATTTATGCCTATCATGTGCATGACCCGGAACGGTATGGAGTGGTAGAATTCGATAAAGATGGAAAGGCTATTTCTATAGAAGAAAAGCCAAAGTTTCCAAAATCTAATTATGCCATACCGGGAATATACTTTTATGATAACGAAGTTATTAAAATAGCAAAAAGTATTATACCTAGTCATCGGGGTGAATTGGAAATCACAGATATTAATAAAAAATATCTTGAAGAAGGCAGACTTAATGTAAGTATTTTAGATAGAGGTACGGCTTGGCTAGATACCGGTACATTTAATTCTTTAATGCAAGCTTCTCAATTTGTGCAAGTCATAGAAGAAAGGCAGGGTTTAAAAATTGGAGCTATTGAAGAAGCTGCCTATAAAATGGGTTATATATCAAAAGCAAAATTGGAAAAATTAGCAAAACCTTTATTCAAAAGTGGTTATGGTAAATATCTTACAAATATTTTAGAAGAAAATAGATGA
- the rfbC gene encoding dTDP-4-dehydrorhamnose 3,5-epimerase, which translates to MIAEETHLKGCFILKPSIFEDKRGYFFESYNQKKFEDILGEQITFVQDNQSLSDYGVLRGLHFQRGQHAQAKLVRVLSGKVLDVAVDVRENSSTFGEHVAIELSEENKKQFYLPKGFAHGFVVLSKTAVFSYKCDNYYNKASEGGIIYNDVNLNIDWQLPKNKIIISERDSSLPKFETTEL; encoded by the coding sequence ATGATTGCAGAAGAAACTCATTTAAAAGGTTGTTTTATTTTAAAACCTTCGATTTTCGAAGATAAAAGAGGATATTTCTTTGAAAGTTATAATCAAAAGAAGTTTGAAGATATATTGGGAGAACAAATAACCTTTGTACAGGATAATCAATCTTTGTCAGATTATGGAGTATTGAGAGGTTTACATTTTCAAAGGGGTCAACATGCTCAAGCAAAACTTGTTAGAGTATTATCTGGGAAGGTCTTAGATGTTGCAGTTGATGTGCGTGAAAATTCAAGTACCTTTGGCGAACATGTAGCGATAGAACTTTCAGAAGAAAATAAAAAACAATTTTATTTACCAAAAGGTTTTGCACATGGGTTTGTAGTATTAAGTAAAACAGCAGTTTTCAGCTATAAATGTGATAATTATTATAATAAAGCCTCAGAAGGTGGCATAATTTATAATGATGTTAATCTTAATATTGATTGGCAACTACCAAAAAATAAAATCATAATTTCTGAAAGAGATAGTTCATTACCTAAATTTGAAACCACCGAACTATGA
- the rfbD gene encoding dTDP-4-dehydrorhamnose reductase: protein MKILVTGGKGQLASSIKDISKQFDTYSFFFPSSKELDITNKNQVIEFFKERNIEFCVNCAAYTAVDKAEEEVQKTIQVNEIGAKNLAEVCKKHDTTLIHISTDFVFDGRKQSPYLEDDVTNPLGVYGKTKLNGEKHISTILKKHVIIRTSWLYSQYGNNFLKTMLRLASTRDEISVVNDQIGTPTYAGDLAEIVMLFVTRDIIKYGIYHYSNEGIASWYDFAKTIFDESNIKTLIKPILTIDYPTPAKRPSYSVLNSSKISEELDIKIPHWKTSLKKAVISLSS from the coding sequence ATGAAAATTTTAGTTACTGGTGGCAAAGGTCAATTAGCTTCTAGTATTAAAGATATAAGCAAGCAATTTGATACATATAGTTTTTTCTTTCCTTCTTCAAAAGAGTTGGATATTACTAACAAGAATCAGGTAATTGAGTTCTTTAAAGAAAGAAATATTGAGTTTTGTGTAAATTGTGCTGCATATACTGCTGTAGATAAAGCTGAAGAAGAAGTACAGAAAACAATTCAGGTCAATGAGATAGGAGCAAAAAATCTAGCAGAAGTATGTAAAAAACATGACACAACATTAATACATATTTCCACTGACTTTGTATTTGACGGTAGGAAACAATCACCCTATCTTGAAGATGATGTAACTAATCCTTTGGGGGTTTACGGTAAGACAAAATTGAATGGTGAAAAACATATTAGTACTATCTTAAAAAAGCATGTAATTATTAGAACTTCCTGGTTATATTCTCAATATGGGAATAATTTCTTAAAAACAATGCTAAGATTAGCGTCAACCAGAGATGAAATTTCTGTGGTTAATGATCAGATAGGAACTCCAACTTATGCAGGTGATTTAGCAGAAATTGTTATGTTATTTGTGACTAGAGACATAATAAAATATGGAATATATCATTACAGTAATGAAGGTATAGCTAGCTGGTATGATTTTGCAAAAACTATTTTTGATGAAAGTAATATTAAAACTTTAATTAAACCCATTTTAACAATTGATTACCCCACACCTGCTAAAAGACCTAGTTATAGTGTTTTGAATTCTTCAAAAATTAGTGAGGAATTAGATATTAAAATTCCTCACTGGAAAACAAGTTTGAAAAAAGCAGTAATTTCTCTGAGTAGTTAG